DNA from Halobaculum sp. XH14:
CGGTTCGCTCCGCCGCGAGCGCGAGCGTCGTGACGCCGTCCCGACCCCACGTTTCCGGGAGCCAGACGCGGTCGTAGCCGTGGTCCTCGGCCGCCTCCGCGAGCGAGACGACGTCCTCGAGCGAGGGCTGGGCCGCGACCGGCAGCGAGACGTCCAGTTCGGTCATACCCCCGAGAAGTCGGGCGTCGCGTAAGAAACCTCCCCCTCCGGGACCGTGGCGACCGGAATCGGGAGGGTGGGTCGAGCGGCATCAGGAGCGGGGACCGACCGGCATGGGAGCGGGGACCGAAGGGAGAGAACGCGGACGGCGTGTCGATGTTCGTGATCGGACCGTCGCGCGGCCGGCGTGACAGAAGCGTTAGGGGCCGTGCGTTCGTGTGCCCCGACGATGCGACTGTTCTGGCACCGGCGCGACCTCCGGCTCGCCGACAACATCGGGCTCGCCGAGGCGGCGTCCGGCGACACCGTCGTCCCGGTCTTCGTCTTCGACGACGACGTGCTCGCGCACGCGAGCGACGCCCGCGTGCGCTTCATGCTCGACGCGCTCGCCGAGGTGCGCGAGCGCTACCGGGAGCGCGGCTCGGACCTCCTCGCGGTCCGTGGCGATCCGGCAGAGGCGCTTCCGGGACTGGCGGCGACCCACGAGGCCGACTCGGTGTACTGGAACGTGGACTATTCCGGGCTCGCCCGCGAGCGCGACTCGGCCGTGGGGCGCGCGCTCGACGAGGCTGGCCTCGGCCGCGAGACGTTCCACGACGCGGTCCACCACGAACCGGGCGAGATCACGACGAACGAGGGGGAGCCGTACTCGGTGTACACCTACTTCTGGCGGAAGTGGCGCGACCGCGGGAAGGACGCGGCCGTTCCCGCGCCCGGCGCGGACGCGCTCGCGGACGTGTCGGGCGACCCGCTCCCGGCGATCGACGACCTCGGGTTCTCGGAGCCCGATGCGGACGTGCGGACGGCCGGGACGGCCACGGCCCGCGAGCGGCTGGCGTCGTTTTGCGACGGGCCGATCTTCGAGTACGCGGAGTCGCGCGACTACCCGGCGCGGGAGGGGACCTCACGGCTCTCGACGGACCTCAAGTGGGGAACGATCGGCGTGCGCGAGGTGTCCGAGGCGACGGCGGACGCCGCCGAGGAGGCGGCCGAATCCGGCGACGACGCCGCGGTCGAGTCCGTCGAGGAGTTCCGATCACAGCTCGCCTGGCGGGAGTTTTACGAGCAGGTCCTCTGGGCGAACCCGAACGTCGTCTCCGCGAACTTCAGGTCCTACGAGCAGCCCATCGGGTGGCGGGAGGACGACGAGGACCTTCGGGCCTGGAAGGAGGGACGGACCGGCTACCCCATCGTCGACGCCGGCATGCGCCAGCTCCGGGAGGAAGCGTACATGCACAACCGGCTCAGGATGATCGTCGCCTCCTTTCTCACGAAGGACCTCCGCATCGACTGGCGGGAGGGGTACGCCCACTTCCGCGACCTGCTTGCGGACCACGACACCGCCAACGACACCGGCGGCTGGCAGTGGGCCGACTCGACCGGCACGGACGCCCAGCCGTACTTCCGCGTGTTCAACCCCGTCACGCAGGGCGAACGCTACGACCCCGACGCCGAGTACATCAGACGGTACGTGCCCGCGTTCGAGGGCGTGCCGGCCGAGGAGATCCACGGCTGGACCGACCTCACCGGCGAGCAGCGCGAGCGGACCGCCGACCACCCGCACCTCATCGTCGACCACTCGGAGGCGCGGGAGGCGGCCATCGAGATGTTCGAGCGCGCCCGCGGGGACGGCAAGGAGTCGGACTGAACCGACGTCGTCGTCGCCGCTTGCCCGCCGCGACACGACTTTCTCCCCTCCGTCCGAGTCGGGGGTATGGACGTCGACGTGCTGCTGTTCGAGGGGTTCGACGAACTGGACGCTGTCGGCCCGTTCGAGGTGTTCCGCACCGCCGCGGCCGAGGGTGCCGACTTCGACACGCGACTCGTCTCCATGGAGGGTCCGGGGACGGTGACCGCGAGCCACGGGATGCGCGTGGAGGCAGAGGCCGCGCTGGGGGACCCCGGTGAGGTCGACCTGCTCGTCGTCCCCGGCGGCGGGTGGAACGACCGGAGCGACGCCGGCGCGTGGGCCGAGTACGAGCGCGGCGCAATCCCGGACGCCGTCGCCGCCCATCACGGGGCCGGGGCGACGGTCGCCTCCGTCTGTACGGGCGGGATGCTGCTCTCGAAGGCGGGGGTCCTCGCCGGCAGGCCGGCGGTGACCCACGGGAGCGCGCTGGCCGACCTCCGGGAGACGGACGCGGAGGTACGCGAGGAGCGCGTCGTCGACGACGGCGACGTGCTCACCGCCGGCGGCGTCACCTCGGGCATCGACCTCGCGCTCCACCTCGTCGAGCGCGAGGCGAGCGCCGAGGTCGCCGACGCGGTGGCGACGGTCCTCGAGTACGAGCGCAGACACGAGACGTTCTCGCCGTAGCGGGGTGGAGCGCCCGGTCGGCGGAGGTCGCTACGAACGGGCGACCGGGATCACCGAGACGGCGGCCAGCACCGCGACCACGGCGAGCCCGTACCACCCGACCGCGTAGCCCGCGGTGTCCGCGAGGTAGCCGAACGCGGGCGGGGCCAGCAGGCCGCCGAGGTTGAGCGCCGTCTGGCCGCCGGCGGTCGCCGCGCCCACCTCCTCGTCCGGCACGAGCGCGGTGAGGCAGGCGTAGTAGACGCCGGGGAAGCCGAGGACGACGAGTCCCAGCGCGAGGAAGGCGACGGCCGCCGGGACGGGCGTGCCGGCGAGCGTGACCGCGAGGAACCCGACCGCCGTCAGTGCGGACTGACAGACCAGGACGAGCGCGCTCGCCCCGGCGTCGCCGGGGAGGCGGTCCGCCACCGCGCCGCCGCCGAGGCGGCCCAGGCTCCCGGTCACCTGCAGGCCGGCGAACGTGGCGCCGGCGAAGGCGGCCGTGGCTGCGACGGTCGAGTCGCGCATGTACACGACGACGTAGCCGGTCGTGGTGAACACCGCCGCGCCGAGGAAGAAGCCGGCGAGCAACAGCCCACGGTAACCCGGGCCGCCGAGCAGGCTCCGCACGTCCGGGACCGAGAGGGTGCCGCTCCCGGGTCGGCCCTCGTAGCCGCGTGCGAACGCGAGCGCGACGACCCCCGCGACGGCAGCGGCGACGAGAAAGCCCGTCCGCCAGTCGCCGTTCGTCCCGGCGGCGGTGACGAGTAGCGCCGACAGGCCCGAACCGGCGGTGACGCCGACCTGCTTGACGTTCATCGCGACGTTCCGCCGGCCCTCGGGGGCGACGACGAGCACCGCCCTGTTCGTCGC
Protein-coding regions in this window:
- a CDS encoding MFS transporter, whose product is MKGWRGVGLVGGWQVTASLCFYAVFASTGFISEGFGLSGFLTGVAVTAVMLGYTVALWGAGAAVDAYGEYPAMLVGLTLLGVGSVAVALAPTFPLLLAALVFVGLAYATAMPATNRAVLVVAPEGRRNVAMNVKQVGVTAGSGLSALLVTAAGTNGDWRTGFLVAAAVAGVVALAFARGYEGRPGSGTLSVPDVRSLLGGPGYRGLLLAGFFLGAAVFTTTGYVVVYMRDSTVAATAAFAGATFAGLQVTGSLGRLGGGAVADRLPGDAGASALVLVCQSALTAVGFLAVTLAGTPVPAAVAFLALGLVVLGFPGVYYACLTALVPDEEVGAATAGGQTALNLGGLLAPPAFGYLADTAGYAVGWYGLAVVAVLAAVSVIPVARS
- a CDS encoding DJ-1/PfpI family protein — its product is MDVDVLLFEGFDELDAVGPFEVFRTAAAEGADFDTRLVSMEGPGTVTASHGMRVEAEAALGDPGEVDLLVVPGGGWNDRSDAGAWAEYERGAIPDAVAAHHGAGATVASVCTGGMLLSKAGVLAGRPAVTHGSALADLRETDAEVREERVVDDGDVLTAGGVTSGIDLALHLVEREASAEVADAVATVLEYERRHETFSP
- a CDS encoding cryptochrome/photolyase family protein, encoding MRLFWHRRDLRLADNIGLAEAASGDTVVPVFVFDDDVLAHASDARVRFMLDALAEVRERYRERGSDLLAVRGDPAEALPGLAATHEADSVYWNVDYSGLARERDSAVGRALDEAGLGRETFHDAVHHEPGEITTNEGEPYSVYTYFWRKWRDRGKDAAVPAPGADALADVSGDPLPAIDDLGFSEPDADVRTAGTATARERLASFCDGPIFEYAESRDYPAREGTSRLSTDLKWGTIGVREVSEATADAAEEAAESGDDAAVESVEEFRSQLAWREFYEQVLWANPNVVSANFRSYEQPIGWREDDEDLRAWKEGRTGYPIVDAGMRQLREEAYMHNRLRMIVASFLTKDLRIDWREGYAHFRDLLADHDTANDTGGWQWADSTGTDAQPYFRVFNPVTQGERYDPDAEYIRRYVPAFEGVPAEEIHGWTDLTGEQRERTADHPHLIVDHSEAREAAIEMFERARGDGKESD